GTTTCTCCGAGATCGTTCAGTGAAGCCTACTAGACACTAGTAGCCTAGTATCCTGGTCGTTAAAGTGAATattgaaacataaactaattaacttaacttatatttttccaaaataccctttgcctcagaaaataaatgaatataatggcttattaagattaaaataatgacTCAAATAAGTCTTGAAAAATGAAGTCTAaccttttctttcattttttcgGTGAGCACCGTAGCATTAAATTTGAGTGTCAATTAAACCTGACAAACGACAAATATATTTAGACAGATAAATTGGAGCTATATGTAAGAAGATTAAATTTGAGATAGTTATCATCAATGCCCTACCATCTTATTCTTATCCATGtatttcaaactcaaaatgTTTGTCTGCTAGAAAATGAGACAGACTCTATATATAACACACTTACCCACCATTGTACATCACAAATTACAATTGAGTCGCAATGACATGCCTCTGCTCTCCGTCTTCGCACCCGGGTTCATTTAGGTGCAGCCGCCATCGGAGCCCCAAGCAGACCCGAATGAGCCGGGTCGTAGTGAAAGTAGGAGTGGTGAAGGCATTAGTGTTGATCAAGTTGATCAAGTCTTCGGGCCATGATCATCTTCACCGTCGGAGGAATTTCAACCCAAAACCCACCCGATTTTCAAACCACAATCAATGCATtctatcttaattaaattttttttttatattgatgtGGGTATGAAGGCATTCTGTATATATTGGGAAGAATTCTGTTTTATACTAATTCTGAGTTTTGTTCTTGGCTTTTCACTATTTAAGTTGCAAGTATTTCTGTTTTACACCGTGCCATTTGATCTCTATCTATTTACATTCCATAAGGGGTGAAAAATGACTTAATCAACCCGAAATTTGGATTGTAGtaatatctaattttaaattgacattggaatgaattttaatactagtagtactatttaaatgCCTAAAGAAGGCGTTTCCGGttatttagtttagtttcGAAatcaatcttattttattcttttacgAAACCTAAAAGGAGAACTAATGAAATGTAAATGATAGACATTTTTCTTgctaaaagataaaaatgatttttcaatagttcagaaaaaataaaacaaccgTTTAATATAGTATAGTACTTTTTGCTTGGCcgtacacttttttttttttaatttcttttggatttgtttttatattcatttcatttccagGTGATcattacactaaaaaaataatgtggcAAAAGCAAGCTTGaccaaaataaactaaattcaactgaatacaaaattaaattaaaatactttgGCATATGCataacaaatactccatatgaagatgatgaagtaAATGAAAAAACTATTACGAAAAGCGTCGGGAAAATTCCTATTCCTAATATACTGATTTAGTTTTGATCTTGGCCTTGCTAATTATAAAACCTAGTTATTGCTCAATCGTCATGGAGCgaccaattttcttttaaatacgGGGAACctagattaaaataatatatgttgTGAACAAATGAGAATTGCATATTAACAGCACCACAAGACTGTATATTTTTGTCtgcatttattaattaatgacccaatcttaatttattgaaGTTCGATATCTAGTTACACTTACACACATACAAGTACAAGTACTCCATACTTAAGCATAGCATACgcataattataaataaaacaattatcaattatttttccgGCCATCATTAAATGTATCATGTGTCATTTTAGAACGTcctataatttcatttttatcatttttaatacatggATCATGCATCTAACtaattcattatatttatattttattaaaaattctGTTGTTACGAAGCTTGAAATGAATTGATTGGCTCCGAAGATAGAGATGGATTTGACATagtcatatttaaaaattgaaataaaagatGGAAGTTCGAAAATCGCGGAAGATTGAGATCGATTTAAAATTGTTAatcttgaaaatttgaataatagtactagtagacTTGTAGTATAGGAGTATCTACTTATAGCGATTGAAGATAGATTATTGTACACTTAACCGCAGGCAATGCAAAACTATATGTCACATCCCAATAACCAATAGGAGAAGCCCACGTCAACAAATGTACACGTGGAACAATCTAATTCGTAGGTTACTCAAGTCACACGTGgcgagccgcaaactctaattacagtttaatttaattaatcagcCCGAAGGAAGCACATACATTGTGCAGTTGCTCGATCGACGAATTACAAATTCAATCGAAAAAATAGCCGGAGCTCCGGCACCGCATAGAAGCTTTAACCGTGGCTCCCCCCGCTTCTCCGCAGCACCAACACAGCAACCTCACCCGCAGGAAATCCGCGCCGGCGTCCGCCTTCTCCGCCGCGTCTTCGTCGGGTTCCACACGAATTGTCTACCGGGAGTCCGTTGGCCGATCCTCCGATCCGGATCTGAGCCTGCCATTTTGGCAGAAGACTTGGTTCATCGTACTGTTGCTAGTGATGGCCGTCTCCTTTTTCGGTCTCGCGATATTCCTGCTTCTGACGCTCGACTCCGATTATGGTTCAACTCCGGTTTCCGCCGCCTCCGAGGGCGTTCAGGCAAGTCATATTTCTCCTTTATGTCTTTTTCTGGTACAGTGTGTGTGAGCTAGAGAGGTATTTCTGGATGAGTGAATTATATTGGCTATTTGATCGGTAAGCTTTAGGTATTTTTCATcgtaaaaaactaaaaattgatttatgaaAAGCTGGAGCTCGAAAATTGAAGATTTATGTTCCTGTTTATGTTTCTGATTGGAGCTATTACGGTTACGgggaattaattttgttgcaACTTAGTGGTGAATGTTAGTGCATTTGtgaattgaataatatttgtaGTTTATTATCTGGTGGGATCGCCTAAATATATCTCTCGTTGATGTGATTTTATTTGGTTCCTGCGAACATGTTTcggtttttgttttagttctAAATTACGTTTGATAAGTAGTATGATTTCCATGAGAACTGATGAAGAAGGTATTGTAGGTTGGAGGTCAAATTGTATGGCCTATGGTTTTATTACTAGTGAAAAACTAAGAAATCTATTTAGATTCAGGTGCACTTTGACGGTTGAGGAAAAGCTAATTCGGTTGTTTGTGTAATACTCCTGCTTTACTGACTCGAATGCTGTGTAGCTAGCTGAAGAAATTTGTCATATGcagttaataaattagttttatatgttcTGTGTTTCGATTGTCATTGTACCAATGTGTTTAATCAAATGCTCCATTTTGTAGATATCATATGGTTCAGCCATCAAGCTGATGCATGAGAAGACAAAATTCAGACTGCACTCTCATGATGTTCCTTACGGATCAGGCAGTGGGCAGCAGTCTGTTACTGGTTTTCCTAATGTTGATGATGCCAATAGCTACTGGGTATGTCAACACTCAGCACTATATGTACTGTAATTTCTTTGTGCATGTGATCTATTAATGCTGGTTCCTGAACTGTTAAagagatttttattttgcagatTGTCAGGCCAGTACAAGATTCATCTTCAAAGCAAGGAGACTCAATCAAAACTGGAAGTCTTATTAGGTTGCAACATATGAAAACTAGGAAGTGGCTGCACAGCCACTTGCATGCCTCACCAATATCAGGGAATATGGAGGTTAGCGTCCATGAGTTTGCTTAGCAACCTTCTCCCTAcatcaaatatttgaatatctaTCCTTGGGTCTGCTTATCTGGCTCTTAAACTGAGAATATCATTTCTTTTAGTAGTCTATTTCATTGTGCTGAACTCTACCATTGTGGTAGAGTAATGTGACATTCACTGTTACTCAAAAATGTTTTTGGCTATAAATTCGTGTAACCTGATTGTATATTTGGCATAATCAGAACATGAATTATCAAGGTTAGGTTTCATTACGAATCTAAAGTTGCATTTTGATTAGGGATGTAAATTCAAGGACTTTCAAATCTGTCAAAATTAGTTCAGTATAAGGGATGAATATCAAATATCTTTGCTAATATTGATATGATATATATTTCCAAACTCTTCAATCCACTGAGACCTTGTAATTTGACATAAGTTTCTATTATATCAATAGAAATTTTTAGAAGCAGTTCTTTtactaatagtaatatttattgtaaaatatcACCACAATAAATCCAGTCTATAAGTTTAGGTGAGGTGCAGCTTTCTGAGCAAAAATCTGAACTTCTTAAAGCTGATTGATGTAATATAGCTTAAGCATAATTCGATGTGCATGAGTTTATTGAGAGAGGCTAATGCTAATAAATCAGCTCCTATAAGTACTAAGCTTGCACTGGCACCTTCTTGTGGCACTTAGAGTTAAGATGCAATACACTGCATGGAGCATGTATTTCTACGACCTATATGTTTTGCAGTTGTAATTCCATTCATTTTAATACTGGTAGTTGTCTAGTATTTTCTCAGATGGAGTTTTTCAATGGGTAAAtgtctttccttttcttgccCCCTTTGTATCCCACTTGCAATAGATGAGTAACTTGTATTCATACATAAGATCCTTGTCATCGCCTTCCTTCTGACAATCATCTTATTTGGTAttcttattaataatatgattaGATCTTACTAATCAACCTTGTCCATggactatgtaatttttttattgatatgcCATgtttttttctagaaaaattaTTCAACTTAGTTCATCTGAAATACTATTGCTACTAGTGTAGACAGGGATTTTTCCTCTCCCCGCTGGTCAatgtaaattacaaaatttgtatGAGTTTCACACTAAATACATTTTTGATGTCTTTGTTTAGATACTTATATAGATCCATCGTgtttaatattcaattttgtattgagTGTTCCGGTTATTGTCTTAAGCTTAAATACGtgatggaaaaatatacaGGTCAGTTGCTTTGGCAGCGATACCGAGTCTGACACTGGGGATCACTGGAGGTAAAGACATATAGCTATGAACCTTGTGGGTTATGTGATTAGGCTTCGGCATTCATTGTGTTTGTTGTGTGTGGCTTCAGTGTTGAGATTGAGGGAAATGGAAAGACATGGAGGCAAGATCAAAGGGTAAGGCTTCGGCATGTAGATACTGGTGGGTACCTTCATAGCCATAACAAGAAATACCAACGCATAGCCGGGGGGCAGCAAGAGGtaagaaagaaataataatggaTTAAAAAAGTTGCAGCATCGATCTATGGATAATGAATTCATAATGGTCTGTGGAACTGTTTCAGGTGTGTGGTGTTGCTGAAAAGAAACCTGATAATATTTGGTTAGCAGCAGAGGGCGTTTATCTTCCGGTTACTGAAACCAAATGAAGCTCCTCTCCCCTGCCCTGCCCTGCCCTCCCCTCCCCTCCCCTCCGGTAGTAGGTAATGGCTAATCATAGTTGAGCGATTTCTGTTAATTTAGTAGGGAATTACTCTCCCCTTTCTCCTATATTACAGAACACAGTTGCATGTGAACATTGCAAAGTTTTGAAAATAGTTTCATGTAATTGCCTTATAGTGCATGTAGACTTTACTATGAATTCCACAACTTATGTCACATGTTCAATTGTGGTTGATGTAGGGGTGTAATCGTTTCGTATTTGACACTATCGAATATTTGCATTGATATTcagatataaaatttgaatattcgAATATCCATTTTGTTGTAATAAGTGTATTTTCAATGGTTAATATCTCGATACCAAACTGTATTCATCTATTAACAGAAACATAAACATCTATACATGTAGGGGTGggtaataaaaattatttttttatcctaAAGAGCTAAAAGGTATAAATACATTATATTTGTAGtgaaatttgtatttaattcaaaataaattgtactccGAAAAAGCTAAAGTTTTCACCTTGtggttttaaatatttattttatccaacAATGAACTATATTTACCATAAATCTTTGTGATCAAATAATTGAGAATGGTACGGAGgttttatacaaaattaatttttaatttcaacttatatagacatattttaaaatgtttggTTAAGTAAGTCTTTATATTTGGATTCGATCGTGGTTGCAGCAGGAATTACGATGAATATGAGTCATAGTCTTTATTTGGTGAGGTTTTTTTCAGTTGGTGCTAGTTTTACGCTGGTGATTATGCGGgactaaaaaattatttaaagtaaataacaatataactaactaataatctatatttaaataatgggtagtgatataatgaaaactatatatttaatataaatttaaaactttaattctagtcactaaatattactccctccgttccactttagaagtcccagtttaccatttttaggtGTCTCACTTTAGAAGTctcggttggaatattccataaatggtattaggtctcacattccattaacctttttccactcacattttataataaaactaatataaaaaagtaggacccatattccactatttttttcaccacctttcctttacatttcttaaaactcgtgtctaACTCAACCGAGACTTAAGAACTTTCTTttggacttaggtgtggttacgaatctgcccaagagcatcatcattcattgtgacaattctggtgTTGTGACAAACTCGAGGGAAGAGCAAACACATaagagatatagtgcagagaggaaACATACAAGTGATCAAGATTGAGTCAGAAAACAACCTGACAGATCCTTTCACGAAGGCATTAGCGGTCAAGCCGTTTGAGagccatgttgaaggaatgggagttcgactaatacaagacctcaatccgctttcagtataagtgggagaattagacgttagacatttttttgtatactcgaaagtgttttgagtataagtgggagattgttagagtttatatactagaaatcacgtttcgagtgattgaatactgtaaaactcttattttattttccaaggaataaaatagattatttttgtcataatgttgttatgttttacatttaatggatgttattgcatgtttaaatgtataactaaacttaacaaagtctaaatctttgttttagtagaccggttgtgggcgtcgtccactttaaggtaacacggtcagtcctaaacaaataaaaagaagaatttcacgacctagatggaattagactatccatcgtgaaaggttgcaatgtcagtccgcatatttctaagccttactgaaataagatgaccattggtgtggtaaaacactgaacggatctaacagcaagacgagtctttatgctatctactgaaaggcaggtcttgataaatattaatttcttaatcaatgtaggttagcattgagcatacggtattgattatgcattactttgacttatcaaatggtgcgggtttttcgcaacccaataatcccgatatattgggtagtggtgattaatatctagcggtgctaggattgctattatgttaaatcgtgcgcgaggagagtctcgtttgataatgtcctcaagaggagcgcgaaacaaggttttattgttcggaacctagctagttggagtttgattactctaagaataataaataagcgtttcatgataagtccactcttggaatttataagaagttaattaattaagcgcataacagacattaattaattaatggacatttttatcttaatcGCGGGAAATGAAGGATAAAACGAAAActcggattacttataatttcggatttggatggggagagttcaatattacttctgtagtggctgctcgtaatattccaattaagcttgtattaaattgtgggctcaatttaattagtaaaaagtaaattgggtgagcccatatccaaatccttccatagatccctgtctgagcccaaaaggaacttaatataaataggagaataaaggagacagaaaaatacaattttattttctcaaatttctGTCCCCCTCCATACAGTGGTGG
The nucleotide sequence above comes from Salvia hispanica cultivar TCC Black 2014 chromosome 5, UniMelb_Shisp_WGS_1.0, whole genome shotgun sequence. Encoded proteins:
- the LOC125186518 gene encoding stromal cell-derived factor 2-like protein, with protein sequence MAVSFFGLAIFLLLTLDSDYGSTPVSAASEGVQISYGSAIKLMHEKTKFRLHSHDVPYGSGSGQQSVTGFPNVDDANSYWIVRPVQDSSSKQGDSIKTGSLIRLQHMKTRKWLHSHLHASPISGNMEVSCFGSDTESDTGDHWSVEIEGNGKTWRQDQRVRLRHVDTGGYLHSHNKKYQRIAGGQQEVCGVAEKKPDNIWLAAEGVYLPVTETK